CCCGTGATGATAAGAAGTACGATGAAATTTTGGTGAAAGCGAATACAGGAATGAAAGATTCAGCGTAGAAACAGTAAACATAGGAAGCTCATGCCACGAAGAGAAGGCTGGGGTTAACCCCTGGTCTTTTTTCATTTTTGCAAGAAGGGAGAGGTATTGTCCGTGACGACGATCATCTTTTTCCTTGCCGTCATTATTGGAACGATGGCTATCACTTATTCGGCTGCCAAACAGACAGGAACGACGAGGGACTTCTATGCAGCAGGAAATCGCTTGAACGGGTTACAAAATGGCATTGCCATTGCGGGCGATTATATGAGTGCTGCCTCGTTTTTGGGGATTGCGGGAACGATTGCGATGTACGGCTTTGACGGGTTCGTGTATGCGATAGGCTTTTTTGTCTCTTATCTGATTATTTTGTTTTTAGTTGCGGAGCCGTTGCATAATTTGGGACGCTATACGCTGGCAGACGCGATTGCCGTCAGGTTTGACAGTCTTTGGCTGCGTGGCGTTGTTGCCTGTACGACTCTATTAATTACGATTTTTTACATGTTGGCGCAATTAGTTGGGGCTGGTGCTCTCATTCATTATTTATTAGGAATCCGTTACGATACGGCGGTCCTGATCGTCGGGAGCCTGATGACATTTTACGTGGTGTTCGGCGGGATGGTGGCGACCTCGTGGGTTCAGATTATTAAAGCGATCTTGCTCCTGACAGGGACATTGATCCTAAGTCTGATCGTATTTGCCCGTTTTGATTGGAGCTTATCCGAAATGTTTTCCCATGTGAGTACGATTACACCTCTTCAGGAACAGTTCTTACAGCCAGGTAATCAACTTCATAATCCGCTGGAAACGATCTCCCTGCATTTGGCTTTGATTCTCGGTACCGCCGGACTCCCCCATATTATCTCCCGGTTGTTCACAGTCAAAGACGCAAAGACGACTCGCAATTCGATTTACACCGCTACTTGGGTCATCGGTGCCTTTTATTTGATGACGATCTTCCTCGGCTTCGGAGCGAGCACGTTTGTAGGCTACGAGGCATTGAAAAATGTGGGCTTCGGGGGGAATCTGACTGTCACGCTCTTGGCGAATGCTCTCGGTGGAGAGTTTTTGATGGCATATATCGCTGCGGTTGCCTTTGCGACGATATTGGCTGTCGTGACAGGACTCGTGCTCTCCGCGTCTTCAGCGTTCGCGCATGATGTCTACAGTCATCTGATCAGGCGAGGGATGGCATCGGAAAAAGAACAGGTCACCATGGCAAAGCTTTCGTCAGTTGCGGTGGGCTTGATCTCCATTTCGCTAGCGATCGGTGCAGAAAAAATGAACGTGGCGATTCTCGTTGCGCTGACGTTTGCAGTAGCAGCATCATCCAATTTACCACTGCTATTGTTTACGTTATATTGGAAGCGGTTTACCGTGAGAGGAGCGATTTGTGGCGTCCTGACAGGGTTAACGGCATCCGTAGTCCTTGTCATTCTAGGACCGACTGTTATGCATCCCGTAGCTGGACTTATTCGTGCGGAGCCTTTATTTCCACTGACGAATCCCGGATTGGTCTCGATACCACTCGGCTTTCTAGGGGCGGTGCTCGGAACACTACTGGATCGGCCTGATCCGGATGCTGAGAGGAAGTATGAGCGCGTACTGTTTCAGGCGTTGACGGGAATCCGAGTTCCATCTGGGAAAACGTAACGATTAATCCGTGATGAGCACAGCATGATGAAAAAAGACGATAGAGTGGCGACCCTTTTTGAGGGTCGTTTTTTGATTGGCACGATCCGGTCTTGCATGTTTCATTGGGCAATCATTCATACTACGGATAAAACGACATCAAAATGGGTGATAGATATGGAAAAGGTCGGGCTCGTTTTGCAGGGAGGAGGTAGCCGTGGGATTTATACTGCTGGCGTTTTGGATTACTTCATGGAGCAGGAGCTATACATCCCGTACGTGATTGCCGTATCAGCAGGTGCGTGCAATGGGGCGGCATACTTGGCGAGACAGCACGGATTGGGCAAGATTTATCATACGAAATACATTCGCGATCCCCGATACTTTCACTATAAAAATTTGATCAAGAAACGCTCGCTGTTTGGCATGGATTTTATTTTCAGTGAGATGCCTAACAAGCTGGAGCCGTTCGCCTTTGATCGGTTTCGCGAAGCGAAGGAACAGTTTGTCGTCGTCACGACGGATTGCGCGACAGGGGAAGCTGTTTACTTTACGAAAGACGACTGTGAGGATATTTTTCATGTGATTCGGGCTTCATGCAGTCTCCCGTTTCTATCCCCAAAAGTTGCCTTCAACGGACGTAAGTTATGGGATGGAGGCATCGTGCATCCGGTACCTCTCATGAAGTCCATGCTTGATGGCAATCAAAAGCATATTATTGTGCTTACGTCTTCTTGTCCGCCTAGTGAGTGGATGCGCAAGCTTTCGCGTGTCGAGCGTCTTTTTTCCAGAGGTACGCGCTTGTGTCAAGCATTCATTCGTCATTTTCGCATCTATTACGAGGCAATAGAGCAGATCAAAGAGATGCAGAAGGAAGGCAAAGCGTTTGTTATCGCACCTCCAGAGGGTACCTTTCTACGAGGATTTGAACGTCAAGAGGAGAAGCTGGAGCATTATTACAGACAAGGCTATCAGGATGCTCGTACTCAATTTTCTGGGCTTTGTACATGGCTTGGTCTTGGCGGGAACAGGTGAAAACTGAGGAGACATCGATCCCGCGGATGTTTTTTCGGCAAAATCATGTGAAACAGGTTTTTCCAAAGCAAAGATAGGGAAGAAGCATCAGGGGAGGATGGAATCAGGAGGAAAGACCCCATGAAATATGTGAATGTAGACCTAGTAGAGCCAGGAGACGTTTTGGCTCGAAGCATTTATACAAGCGAAGGCTTGACGCTCTTGCATGCAGGTGTCCAGCTGACTGTCGGAATGATAAATAAATTGCGTCGGTTTGGCGTCACGATGTTAAGCATCAAAGACCCTCTGCTCGATGAAGTGAAAGAGCAGGAGGTCGTCACGGAGACCACTCGGAAGGACGCAATCCGCAATCTATCTCAAGCGATTTCGTGTGTGCAGACTGGCAAAAATTTTGATGTCCGAGGCATTCAAAAATCAGTGGGAAGTATCATCGACGAGACCTTGAAAAATCGTCGCGTGCTCTTGAATCTTGGAGAAATTCGCACGACCGACAACGCGATGTACATTCATTCCTTGAATGTGTGCATGATGGCGACAGTAATGGGAGTAGGATTAGGTTATAATACGGCTCAATTAAAAGAGCTCGCCATCGGAGCCCTCTTGCATGACATTGGAAAGCTGTCAGTCGACAAGGAAGCACCCGCTTACAAAAAGAACAGCAAAACCAATCATCATACCTGGCTAGGCTTTGATCTGTTGCGAAAAAAACATGAGATGAGCATTGTGTCCGCACACGTTCCTTTACAGCATCATGAATGGGTGGATGGAAGTGGGCAGCCACGAGGATTGACTGGCGATGAGATTCATGATTTCGCCAAGATTGTGGCGATTTGTAACTACTATGATAATCTCATCTCGCCTTTTTCAGCGGAAGAGGAGACGTTGCCTGCGTATGAGGCTTGCGAAAAAGTCATGGGGCTCGCGGAGAAACGCTTTGATCATAAAATGGTCATTCACTTTTTGCGCTCGATTGCCATGTATCCGACAGGAACCTCGTTGAAGCTGTCGACAGGAGAGATCGGTGTGATCATTGACCAAAATAGAGGCTTGCCTTCGCGCCCAGTCGTTCGGGTTATCCGAAGAGACCAACAGGCGAATCGGCGGATCGTCGATGATCATGAGATTACGGACATTGATTTGAGTGAAAAGCCTACTATCTTTATCTCAGCTGTCATGGACTAGGCCATAGAAAGAATAGGACTCCCTATCAGGGAATATCCCTATCAAGATCAGGGAATACCCCTACATACACGTAGGGCCCACGGGGCTACAATGAACTCAAGGCAGATGGATACAAAGAGCTACACCAACACATTTGCCAGATGAAAAAAGAGGAAGGACGTGTCATTATGTCCCGTATTCTAGTTCCTGTTGATTTCTCAGCGCAGTCCATTCAGGCGGTCCGCTTCGCGCTGGCCTACGCCAAAAATAAGCATGATATCACATTGCTTCATGCCATCTCGCCGTTCCCTTCACGCAATGTTGTCAGAAGGTTGGGACGAGAAGTCGTTGAAGATTATCAATTGGATGAGGCAAGAGATGATCTGAAAAAATTCCTGTCGATCATAGAAGAAGCAGGTATCACGTATGAATTGGAAATTGAGTTCGGAGAGCCGCATGAAGTCATTGCGAAGCACGCTGCGAATGACTATGCTGCCATCGTAATGGGAACACATGGCTACGGCCGAATCACAGGCTTCCTGTTGCAGAGTGTCAGCTATCCGACACTCCACGATGTCAAAGTTCCGGTCTTCCTCATTGCAGAGGAGACAGATGAGAAACGCTTCCCTTGGAATAAAGTGCTCATTGCAGTAGATGGTTCCGATCATTCGATGGAAGCTGCGAAGAAAGCCATCGAGATGGGTCAGCACCTCCCGAATGTATCCTATACACTTCTGTCCGTTGTCATACCGCCAGTCACATACGCAGGTGTATATGGCGTAGGCTGGGATAACATGAATACACTCGAAGGTTGGGGACGTGAATCGTTAAAACCTTGCGAGGAGATGCTTGAAGCTGCATCGATTCCTTTTGAAAGCATGGTCGTAGTTGGAGATCCAGCTACTGTGATTCGCCAGACCGCTGAAGAAATCGACGCTGGACTGGTTGTGCTCGGTCATCATGGCCAAGGTGCGGTTGCAGGGACATTGCTTGGAAGTGTTACATTTAAGACGATTCATCGTACGAAAACACCACTCCTCATTGTGAAAACATAGCATTTCGCTAGAAAAAGCTGTCCGATTCGTGGACAGCTTTTTTGCTTGGGCGCAGCCTCTTACGATAGCGTTTGCGCTTGTTTTTGTTCGAAAGGTTGATTCGCCCCATCTGGTGTAACCTCTGCCGAATCCCACTTGATTCGCGTACATCCCCATGCAGCGATCAGAAGGATGACAGATGCGATCAAAAATACGGTAATCAACGAGGTCATCTGCATGAGCGGACCTGCAACAAAGGAGCCGACCATCATGAGTCCGACCATGAGGGGGGAAATCGTTCCACTCACCCGTCCGATATACGCCTCATCCACGAGCTTGATCATGAACATACTGATCGCAATCTGTAAAAATGCCATCCCAATTCCGGTGAAAAAGCGCATTGCTGCGGTTACGTATACCCAAACAGAGAGAACTTCTACGGCGACGGAGAGAGCGAAGAATATCAATCCACTTGTAATAACCCAGCGACTATTCATGCGCTCCAGATAAACAGAAGCCAAAATACCGCCCAACAACATACCCAATCCGTCTAACGCGGTAAACCATTGGATGGCTTCTTTGGAGAGTAAAAGACGATCCGTGACGACGAATACTTCAAGCGAATTAATAAAACCCGAGGATAGCCCCAGACACGAAAAGGTAATGGCAATCCCCAGCAAGGCTGGTCGCTTTTTTACATAGGCAAAACCTGCTTTAATCTCAGAAAGGAGAGTTCCGTCTTCCTCTGTTGCAGTGGCAGATGAGGTAGGGAGCGTCAAGAGAATCAATGCCGCGACGAGGAAGAGGCCAGCCATCGTCAACAGGGAAGGGTAGATGCCCCAATGTTCAAAGAAGAAGGTACCGACAATCGGGCCAACCAGTAGAAAAATAGAACCCGTACTTTGTGAAATAGATACAGCTGCTGCCATTTGCTCATCAGGAATATGACGCTTCAACATCTTGGCAGAAGAAGGCTGGGAGAACTGCGACACGACAGCTGAGATAAATGTCGCAAAGAATACAGCGATCCACATCCCTTGCCAGAGCAAATACACGATGACCAAAACAGAGAGGGCGCTTAACAGGTTCCCGGCTATCATCGTTCGTTTTGGATTCCAGCGATCAGCCAATGCTCCGCCAATAATCGAAAAAACCAAGATCGGCGCGAGTTCGATAGCGGTCAAAAGCGATACCGCGGTCGGATTGTTGCCGCTCGTTTCCATTACATAGTAGAGCAAGGCCATGTTACGGATCCATATACCGATATTTTCTAATGTATCCGTGATAAAGACGGTAAGAAAAACTTTGTTTCCCCAAAGACCTTTCATAGGTCATATCACTCCCGAAAGGTTATACCGAACGTCCGGTCTAATTAAAGTTGAAAAAAATGCTACTTGGCAACAATGCCATGCAGCAAAACGTCAATGCTCCTCTTCAGCAGAGCATGAAGACGCTCATCATCCATCTGATAACCTACATTAATGATTCCGTTCATAAGCCCTTCTAGTATCATCGCCATTTCTTCAGGATCGCATGGGGCAAAATCGCCTCGATTGATTCCTTCTTGGAAGATTGAGGTATAGAGGGTATACGAGGAGCTGAGCATTTCCAGCACTTGTTCCAAAATGGCTGGATCGGCGAGCTGGCTGCCGGAGAACTCTTCGCCTGCTTTTTTTAGAGGGTGGGACAAAAAGTCCTCCAAGAAAAAAGTAGCTAAGCCGTACAGTTTATCGATGGAAGTCTCGAATTCTTTTTCTTTTTCCTGCCATAGATCTACCCATTCGTTGTACTGCTTTTCAAGCAAATGCAGGAACAACTGCTCCTTGTTTTTGAAGTGGTAATAGAGGCTGCCCTTACTCGCTCCAGTTGCTTGGCAAATGTCCTCAATGGAAGTGGCTGAATAGCCTTTCTGAGAAAATAACTCGGTGGCTTTCTCTACGATATGTTGTTTGGTTTTCTCCCCATCGAGACGGCGCTTTGACATGATTGAAATGCTCCTTAATCTAGACTGAACGTTCGGTTTAGTTTTAGTTTATTCGATCTGAAAGGGAAGTGCAAGTGCTCGATTGAGAAAAAGGACAGAGGGAAAAATGAGAAGAAGCGAGTAAGAGGAGGGATTATTTTGCAAGTCGGTTGTCATGTCAGTATTCGTCATGGGTACGGGGAGGCGGCGAGAACGGCATACAATGAAGGCGCGTCATCCTTTCAATTTTTTCCGAAAAACCCGCGTAGCTTAGGCATCAAGCCATTCGATGCTCGGGATGCAGAGCGTTGTCGTGCTTTTTGTCAGCAAAACGGCATGCTGTCGATTGCTCATACGCCATACCCGGTGAATCTTTGCGTCGAGGAGCAGGAACTATTCGCCGTCACAGTGGGCTCCGTGCGAAATGACCTTGAAATTGCCGAAGCTTGTGGAGCGTTGGGCGTGGTCGTTCACTTTGGCCAGTATAAAGGCGCTGATGTCCTTGCCGGTTACAAATTCATGATCCAGATGGTCAATCAAATACTGGATGGCTGGAATGGGAAAGCCCAGCTGTTAATCGAAAACAATGCCGGACAAGGCAACCGCATGGGCACGACACTCGAAGAGCTTACGCAGGTTCGACAATTGTTTGCTGAGCCACAGAAAGTTGGATTTTGTTTGGATACGTGTCATGCATTTGCCAGCGGATTGTGGAAAGGGAATGATTGGGGAGAAGTAGCCGATCGGATGCGAGAGCTTGAATATTTTACGAGCTTGCGGGCCGTTCATCTAAACGATTCTGTTTATCCGAGTGGTTCCTTTCGAGACCGGCATGCCTCTATCGGAAAAGGGATGATCGGTGATGCAGCCATTGCCACTTTTTTGCAAACACCCGAATTGCAAGGACTTCCCATCGTTTTGGAAACGGCGAGAGGCTCAGAAGGGGGCCATGGTGAAGAAATCAAACATGTTCGTCTGCTCATAGACAATTGGCAGGGCTGACCATGTTATGGTAGAGTGTGAAATGATGTGTTCAACACGGGAGGGGTACCAATGAAAAAGCGTATTAAGGTGACGATTGCGGATTTTACTCATCTGACAGAAAACTTGAATAACCCAGAGGAGCTCGCTCTGTACGAAACGGCGAACGGAAATACATACGATGCTGAAATCGAGCATGATGGATATGCGATTGTGGATGTGACAGACGAGGATTACATCGAGCTGGCTCCAGGGGAATATCAGCTGATGATCGAGGAGTGGACAACCGCCGGACAAATCGGTGAATGGACACTGCAAACCATGTCTGACCCAGCAGATGACAAAGCTTTGCTGTACCGCACAGTGGACAAGGCTGGAACAGAAATACAAGCACCACAATCTTTGCCGAAGCAAGTAGTCGAACTGGTTGCAAATACGTGGTTTGGTAAAAAAGCAAAGAAGATTGAGGAGTAATCCAAGATAGAAAAGGAGCGCTGCGAGATAGCGCTCCTTTTTTATCAATAAGAGTGTATAAGCACTAACGCCACGCCAAAGGTTTGCTGTAGTCAAGTTATCGGATAAGTAGCATTTACATTTTGAAGGGACGATCAACTATAGCATTGTACGTTGCGAAGATTATCTCTCAGTTTATACTTACGAGGATCTTTCGTTTAAAAGGAACCGATGAACCAACAAAGCTGGTGAGAAGAAAAAGCGCAGGACTCGCAGACCTTGACAACGCCTACCCAGTCGGAACTTCAAAAAGGGGACCCGGTTGTCGAACACTTCTTCCCTGAGATACGTCCGCCCGTAGGGTGGCTTTGGCTCGACGGTCCCCTTTTTGAAGTGGAGACGGACAGTCAATCCCCCTTGCGGGCGTGTCAGAGCCGAAGAGAACTGCGCTTTTTCTTCTCCTGCACTATGTTGTCTCACTCATCCTCAGAATCCAGTTGAATCCCATACTTTCTAATCCGCCGCATAAGTAGGGACTGGGTTATACCGAGGCCCGCTGCTGTTTTGCGAGTCGTTTTGTGTGTACGCAATGCTTGCAGAATAAATTCCACCTCAATTTTCTCCATCCGCTCTGTAAGAGAAAGAGAACCGAGTGAAAGAATCCCTTCCTCCAGCTCACGAATACTCCGCAGTTCTTCCGGCAAATCACTGACTTGGATTTCATCCAGCTTGGACGTAATAACGATCCGCTCTACCAAATTTTCCAGCTCCCGCACATTTCCAGGCCACTCGTATTGATGCAAGACATCCAGCACTTCCGGGGAAAAACGCCGTTTCTGGTTATGCTTGCTATTGAATCGCTGTAGGTTGTGATGGAGTAACGGGAAAATATCGTCCTTTCTCTCCCGTAATGGCGGAACATTGATTGGCAAAATATTAAGACGATAGTACAGATCGTGTCTGAATTTGCCCAATCGCACAAGTTCCTGAAGGTTGGCATTGGTTGCTGTTATGATGCGGATGTCAGCCGTGTATGTTTTCGTACCACCAATCGGCATAAATGTTTTGTTTTGCAAAAGCAGCAATAATTTCGATTGCAAGTGGTAAGGAAGCTCACTGATTTCATCCAAGAAAAGCGTCCCTTTGTCCGCCATTTTCACTAATCCGATTTTCCCCGAGTGACTCGCCCCCGTAAAGGCCCCTTTGTGGTAGCCGAACAGCTCTGATTCGATCAAGGTTTCGGGAATAGCGCTACAGTTGACGTGGACAAACGGCCCGCTGCTTCGCTCACTCAACTGATGGATTTGCTCCGCAAGATAGCTTTTTCCTACACCTGTTTCTCCTGTAATAAACACGGTCGTGTCGACAGGGGCTGCTTTTTTCATTAATTCCAGCAGAGCGAGGTAGGATCGGCTGTTTCCTATCAAGGTTTGGGAGGAGCTCTGGCTTGCTTCCCACTTCATGTGCTGAATCTCTTCGCTGTACCGCTTAAGCAAAGCGACTGTCTCTTCCAGCTGTGAACTGGCACGGGCTGCCTCAGTGATATCGCGTGAGTGGGAAACGATCAGCTCTGGTCTCCCCTCCTCATCCGGGATGATGTGTCCAGTTACTAGGAATTTCCCCTTATTATTGACGAGCTGAATGGTTGTGGTCGGTTTTCCCGTTTCCAAAACCAAGCGGGTGACAGAAGGGCTGAAAATCCCCATTTCTTCGAGGTCGGATACGTTTTGCCCGATGAGTTCGGCTTTTGGTAGACCACACAGGTTTTCACTCGCGTTGTTTAACCATAAAGTAGTTCCCTGTGCATCAGCGATGAATATGCCATCTGCCAGTGTGTTCAGGATGTCAATTAAACGATCAACAGAAGACAGTGCTAGTATCTCCGCAGCTTTTTCCATGTTGAGTAGCTCCCCGGTTTTTCAACTGATTGTACAAGATGATATTGATCGTGTATAGTGAGTCGAATTTAAAATTAGTTGAGTCGAAATCGATTCGAGCGAAAAGTTAGACTTTTCCTACCTTTTCGCTTCAAAAGTGAGTCTATTTCGACTCAGCAATCAGAATGGCTTTTAGCTTGATCGCGTTTTCTTGCCGTTTTGAGGCTTGGCACAAGAGTTGCTATTACATAGTGGGACGTAAGCGATTTATCCAAGAATAAGAGATAAGGAAATGCATGCGATGTTATCAAAACTGGTGACGCACGAACAGGCAGTGGAGCATGTTCAGGATGGCACCCGGCTGATGTATGGCGGATTCGGCACGATAGGCTCCCCGGCACACATGATTGATGCGATCTTGCACAAAGGCGTGCAAAGCTTGACACTCATTGGAATTGATGCGGGGTATCCGGAAATCGGAATCGGAAAGCTGATCAGTCATGGACGGGTGAGGCGGCTAATAACCACACATATTGGCTCCAATCCCGAGGCAGGTCAACAAATGATGGACGGGATGCTGGAAGTGACATTTTGTCCACAAGGAATTTTCGCAGAAAAGATTCGGGCAGGAGGTGTTGGCATTCCGGGAATCGTTGTGGATGCGCATGTGAGAGGAGAGCGAATGGAAGGAGCAGAGCCGTTTGCTTTTGCCGGAAGAACTTGTCAGATTGAAGCCGCCCTGACTGCGGAAGTAGGGATCGTCTATGCGAAACAGGCAGATACTTACGGAAATCTTATTTATGACAAGGCGGCAAGAAATCTGAATCCGCTAGTAGCGATGGCCGCAGATATCACGATCGTTGAGGTTGAGGAGATTGTTCCGGCAGGAGAGCTAGACCCGGATAAAATCGTGACGCCTGGCATTTTTGTGGATTATATCGTGGTTCGTGGTGGAGGGAACAGCTAATGGGGTTGGAAATGGATCAGCGAAATATGGTTGCGTGGCGCGCGGCCAAAGAGGTCGCTCCCGGAATGGCTGTGAACTTGGGGATCGGGATACCTGAGCTCGTCGCTGATTTTATCCCGCATGAATGGCAAGTCATGTTTCACTCGGTGAATGGAATCTTGGGTGTCGGACCTACGCCGTTAAAGGGAGAAGAGGACCAGCATATTTCCAACGCTGGTGGAGCACCTGTTACCGTTGTTCCGGGGGCATCGTATTTCGACAGTACCATCGCGTATGGCATGATCCGAAGAAGGAAGCTGGATGCCGCGTTTATCGGGGCTTTGCAGGTGAATCGCCGAGGAGATTTGGCAAACTGGATTGTTCCGGGCTCACGTGTTCATGGCATTGGTGGAGGAGCGGAGCTGGCCTATTACGCTAAGAAAGTGATTGTGCTCATGAGCCATGTGAATCAGGCAGGAGAGCCTAAAATTCGCAGGGAGTGCACATTGCCGCTCACGGCGAAGGGCTGCGTCGATCTTATTATCACGGAGCGGGCGGTAATCGAGATCACGCAAAGAGGCTTGCTTTTGACAGAGGTAATGTACCCGTTCACCTTGGAAAATGTCATCACGAATACGGGAGCACCTTTGATGATTTCAGAAAATTTACAAATGGTAGAGTAATGAAAAAATGTAAGCGTGAACAGAAAGAATTGGGGGATGAAACAGATGAAAAAAACATGGAAAACAATCGCAGGGGTCGTATTTTCGTTGTCACTACTCGTAAGCGGATGTAGCCAAGGAGCATCCACTAACAGTGCGGGAGGTCAAGCGGGTGGCGCTACTGCTGGAAATGCATCATCGATGACAAAAGAGGCAGGCGTATTTGTATACGCGGCTTCCGGTGAATATCAGCCATTCAGCTACTTCAAGGATGGTCAATTGACCGGATTTGATGTCGAGATCGGCAATGAGATCGCCAAGCGTTTGGGGCTTGAGCCAAAGCCAGTCACGTCGCCTTTTTCCGGTATTATCGCAGGGGTAAAGGAAGGACGCTACGATGCAGCGATTGCCAGCCATGCGATTACAGAAGAGCGGAAGCAACAGGTTGATTTCGCAGACCCGTACTACTTGTCTGGTGGTCAACTGTTCGTTCGCCCGGATGGGACGATTAGCACACTGGAAGGCTTAAAAGGCAAAGAAGTGGCAGTCGCACTCGGCACCACACACGAAAAGATGGCGAG
The window above is part of the Brevibacillus brevis NBRC 100599 genome. Proteins encoded here:
- a CDS encoding 3-oxoacid CoA-transferase subunit B: MGLEMDQRNMVAWRAAKEVAPGMAVNLGIGIPELVADFIPHEWQVMFHSVNGILGVGPTPLKGEEDQHISNAGGAPVTVVPGASYFDSTIAYGMIRRRKLDAAFIGALQVNRRGDLANWIVPGSRVHGIGGGAELAYYAKKVIVLMSHVNQAGEPKIRRECTLPLTAKGCVDLIITERAVIEITQRGLLLTEVMYPFTLENVITNTGAPLMISENLQMVE
- a CDS encoding ABC transporter substrate-binding protein, with the protein product MKKTWKTIAGVVFSLSLLVSGCSQGASTNSAGGQAGGATAGNASSMTKEAGVFVYAASGEYQPFSYFKDGQLTGFDVEIGNEIAKRLGLEPKPVTSPFSGIIAGVKEGRYDAAIASHAITEERKQQVDFADPYYLSGGQLFVRPDGTISTLEGLKGKEVAVALGTTHEKMAREYTDNIKTYDSDVTALRALEQGKHDVVITDSVVGEIAIAQGLKLKKSGSPLSEVKHGIAVRKGNTELLNKINEVLKQMMEDGTYVKLSEKYFNRDISKAE